From Sporolactobacillus pectinivorans:
AGCCATACTCGCGGCTTGGCCTGTCGGTCAGTAAGAAAATGGGTAATGCGGTAATGCGAAATCATATTAAACGGTTTATTAAAGAAATTTTTCGTAACCTGTCGGACAAACTGGATCCGGGCAATGACTATATTGTTATCTCTCGCCGTCCAGTGCGAACGATGTCCTATCAGCAAATGCAGAGCAGCCTGATCCATGTCTTGAAAAAAACAGGTATGATGACGGAACACAAGGACATTTGATATGAGGTATTTATTTATTTTTCCCATAAGAATATATCAGAAGTTTATTTCTCCTCTGACACCACCATCCTGCCGCTTTTATCCGACCTGTTCTCAATATGCGGTTGAGGCCTTGGGAAGGTTTGGTGTGATCAAAGGGGGATGGCTGACGGTTAAGCGCCTGCTTAAATGTCAGCCCTTCCATCCGGGCGGGTTTGATCCTGTTCCGGAAAAAACAGCAGAAAAAACAAAACGGGTATGATTTAATAACATCGTTCGGACCGATCGAGGAGGTAACGCTTTGCGTAAAAAATTTTTGGGTGCAGGATTACTGATATCGCTTGCGGTTTTGCTTGCAGGTTGCTCAAATGTCAATCAGCCGATTAACAGTCAGTCTACCGGGCTCTGGAGTCATTATTTCGTGTATCCGCTATCCTGGTTTATTACGACTGTATCTCATATTTTTTGGAATAGTTACGGCATTGCTATTATCATTACGACGATCATTGTTCGTCTCGTCCTGTTGCCGCTTATGGCGAAGCAGGTAAAAAGTTCTCAGGCGATGCAGGAACTGCAGCCGAAAATTAAAGAATTACAGCAGAAATATAGTTCTAAAG
This genomic window contains:
- the rnpA gene encoding ribonuclease P protein component — encoded protein: MKTLKRLKKNKDFQVVFKKGSSFANRQFVVYVLKQEEQPYSRLGLSVSKKMGNAVMRNHIKRFIKEIFRNLSDKLDPGNDYIVISRRPVRTMSYQQMQSSLIHVLKKTGMMTEHKDI
- the yidD gene encoding membrane protein insertion efficiency factor YidD, producing the protein MRYLFIFPIRIYQKFISPLTPPSCRFYPTCSQYAVEALGRFGVIKGGWLTVKRLLKCQPFHPGGFDPVPEKTAEKTKRV